In Sphingobacteriia bacterium, the DNA window ATTTAGATTTTTCCGAGTATATTTTGAAGTCATCTGGATTCCAAATTTCAAAAGTTTCACCTTTTCCTACAAATGTAACATATTCTGAAAGGGCAAGTTGAGAAATATAATCTTCAGGTAAATTAACTCTCCCTTCGCTGTCAAATTGAAGTTGCTGACTCCCACCTAAAATAGCTGTAGCAAAAGCATCTCTTTCTTCCGAGAAAGGATCTAAATTTTCTATAAAATTATTCAATTTAGTTAATCTATCAACGCCACTAGCTTCAATACAATTGTTAACAAATGAAATATATGTAATTATTCCGTTGAATTCTTGGTTTACAAGCACAGCTCTAAACTGGGCAGGGATTGAAACCCTTCCTTTCTTATCGAGTTTATTTGTATAATTCGACAAAAACAACTTCATAAATGGTATTACATGGGATTTTATGGTCTTATATGGATTGTAACCTTTCTTCCATGGTTCGTCAATTACATTTAATGGTATAAATGTATAAATAATTTCATTTTTTTATTTAAGAGGTAAATTTAAGCTTAATATTATAACGCTTATTAACTATTTTTTATTTACATGAACTTTAATTAAGTCTCAGTTTATATAACTGTTTTAACGAATCTTTAATTAAAAAATTGATGCGATTAAATTGATGTTCTAATTCATTTTTATTATAATTTTTGATTTTAAATCCTTTTTTACTTATCCATTTTAAATATTTATAATAAAATAAGCTTTTAGGACATTTAAGCCCTAATTTTAAATAATAAACTATGCTAATATGTAGATAGTTTGGTTATGCCAATAATATATTGACAAACATTCTAGTTAAATGTCTAATTTTAAATAAAAACTAAACAAATTTTACATATGAAATTAGAAACTCCTCTTGCTTTATCTACGCTATTGATTTTTATTATTGGCGTAATGCTTTTTAAGGATCAAATTATGACACACTATCCATCAATAAAAAATGAACCTCCTTTAGCTTTAAAAAAAGAATATGTTCATGAAAATTTTGGTGAAAAAAGAATTGATTATTATCATTGGTTAAAAGATACAAAACTTGATGCAAATAAACCATCAATTATAATTGACCACCTTAAAACAGAAAATGAATACGCTGACAAACATTTGTATATTCAAAAAGACTTAGAAACAAAAATTTTTGATGAATTAAAAGGAAGAGTAAAACTTGCTGATAAAACAGTACCGGTAAAACATGATAATTATTTATACTATTCTAGAATTGAAGATGATCAAAACTATTATATTCATGCCAGAACAAAAACTTACTCCCCTGACCTTGAGGAAATTATTCTTGATGAAAACGAAATTGCTACCGAAGACTTTTTTAGCCTAGGCACTTTTGCAGTAAGCCATGACCATAAACTTTTAGCTTATTCAACCGATAATGTAGGAAATGAAAGGTATACTCTTTTTATTAAAAATTTAGACTCTCACAACCTTCTTGAAGATAAAATTGAAAATGTAGTTGGAGATGTAATATGGCTTAAAGATAATTCTGGTTTTTTATATTTAACTGTAGATGAAACTTGGCGTCCTTATAAAGTTTTTTATCATCAAATTGGTAATCCTGATGACAAATTAATTTATCATGAACAAGATGAAAAATTTAGGGTTTCAATTAGAGAAGCAAGTAATAATGAATATTTATTTGTTTCCAGTGAAAGTAGTGCTATTACAGAAAGCTACATTATGAAATCTAATCGTGCTTTTGAATTTAGTAAATTTATTGGGCGTGAAGAAGGATTATTATATAGTTTAGACGC includes these proteins:
- a CDS encoding cell division/cell wall cluster transcriptional repressor MraZ; its protein translation is MKLFLSNYTNKLDKKGRVSIPAQFRAVLVNQEFNGIITYISFVNNCIEASGVDRLTKLNNFIENLDPFSEERDAFATAILGGSQQLQFDSEGRVNLPEDYISQLALSEYVTFVGKGETFEIWNPDDFKIYSEKSKLLAKERRGTLKISGDNK